The DNA sequence GAATAGGCATTGGTATGAATCCAAAGAAGAtaggaaattcacatgagcaccacatTGCcaactccacccatgctctaccaaggttttccagcacacagctttgacctactacagtagctatgttggtattGTACGTCAAACTATGTGTAGgtaggttgcttaggattcaaataTTCTCAAACAGACTAATTCATAGTCTGAGAGGTGTGCCCACAATAATGTGTTTTTTACCTTGTGCAAGATAAAGTATTGGATTCTTCACACACCAGAGTAAGACATTATCCCATTATGCTCTCTTTTCATGCTTTTTGTATTAAATGAAAGCAAGCTTTCCTTTTATACTTACAAGACCATCAGGTTTGATTTCTCTTGTAGTAATGTGGTGCCTGCCTGTATTTCCTTAAACCTTTACTTTAGCAAAACATGTCATTACATCTTTTAAATTCCTTTTTTGGTTAGTAGTTGCCCAACATAGCAGGGGATAGTGTGTTGGACACAGTAGCTCAGATAGATAGAGCATGTCTGCATTCCTGATTTCTGTAACTGTTAGATTACCTGTGTAATATTGACAAACTCAGAACCACTTGTGTTTCAAACATGGTCCTGTTTTATCAATTGCTGAGTTGAACAATGGACAGTTTATTTCCTCTGTCAAAATAATATGTAGCTTAAAGTTATGTTTgtacttgtatttatttttgcaacAAAGATGGTGATGCAACATTAACACATATTTACAATACGCGTATATCTAAAAATACATACAGCCAAATgacagacatatatatatatatctagtggtgtggggactgtgctttggcaaagtgggtggggttatatccttcctgtttggccctgtcgggggtatcattggatggggacacagtgtctcctgacccctcctctctcagcctccagtatttatgctgcagtagtttatgtgtcagggggtagggttagtttgttatatctggagtacttctcctgtcttattcggtgttctgtgtgaatttaagtatgctctctccaattctctttctttccctctttctttctctctctcgtaggacctgagccctaggaccatgcctcaggacaacctggcatgatgactccttgctgtccccagtatccctggccgtgctgctgctccagtttcaactgttctgcctgcgactatggaaccctggcctgttcaccggacgtgctgcctgtcccagacctgctgttttcaactctctagagacagcaggagcggcagagatactctgaatgatcggctatgaaaagccaactgacatttactactGAGGtactgacttgctgcaccctcgaccactactgtgattattattatttgaccatgctggtcatttatgaacatttgaacatcttggtcatgttctgttataatctccacacggcacagccagaagaggactggccacccctcatagcctggttcctctctaggtttcttcctaggttttggcctttctagggagtttttcctagccaccgtgcttctacacctgcattgcttgctgtttggggttttaggcttggtttctgtacagcactttgagatatcaactgatgtacgaagctctatataaatacatttgatttgatttgatcattgcTTGAAGCAAATTGGCGAGAGCAAGGAAACACAAACCTAAGTGAATGTTTACTATGTGATTACACAATGTATCTGGCTGGATGACTACAGGAGCGAGAAATGTGGATTAGCTGTTCAATGGAAGAGTTCTGAAATATTATTTCTCGTCAAGGCAAAATGTGACTGTGAGTATGTCATATTCATCAAACTCGGTGGAAATTACTTGGGCCACACAAAGGGGACAGCCCTGGTGCGTCAGATGAGAGCTGATTTGGAGGTAGTCATCAGAATGTTCTCAGAGAGAACGGTGGTCAACTCTGACATCACACAGTGGAGGAGTTGGATGTTCCAGTGGGAGGAGACCAGGCTGGTACACAGCAAGTCACCAAGCAATGATTCTGATGTTTTAACCTGGTGCAGTGTGTGGAGCCCCCTGACTATGTTTACTatattacgtctagtctatgagatcaGGCTGGTAGACAGCAAGTCACCAAGCAATGATTCTGATATTGTTATTTTAACCTGGTGCAGTGTGTGGAGTCCCCTGACTATGTTTTACTTGTGGGTAGCGATTTCAGATTTTCTGTGAACACACTGAAAAGGAATTTGACACCTAAGTTGATCAGTCAGCACACATTTGGATTATAAATGTATAGACGGCAGGAGAGGGAGTTTATGCCGGAGCTGTCATTTATTCGACAAATGTTTGAAACAGCAATGCTGTCAGTCTGGTAAGCATGCACAACTGAGGTTCGGTTTACATGTGCGTTTGGGGTTCTTAATTTTATGCAGTTCAACATCGCTAACTTACTATATCTCAACAAACCCATTTGTTTTCTTGGCTATGGTTTGTGTTGTGGTCTTGGTTCTTCTTAGGAAATGTGGCATGAGGTTTGGCAATGTTAGTCCTGTCTGACATTACCATAGCTTGATCTGTGCAATGCAAATAAACATGATGAGtatttttatttatctgttattttaccaggtaagatgtctcagaacacattctcatttgcagcaacaacctgggaaatagttacagtggagggggatgaatgagacaaTTTAAAACTGGGTGACTGtgatggccagattgggaatttagccaggacaccagggttaacacccctactcttacgataagtgccatgggctcTTTAATGAGCGTAGAGTCAGGagacccgtttaacatcccatccgaaagacagcacccccTCAGGAATTGAGacatttttagaccagaggaaagagtgcctcctactggccctccaacaccacttccagcagcatctggtctcccatccagggactgaccaggaccaaaccTGCTTAGCTtaagaagcaagccagcagtggtatgcagggtggtatgctgctggctataAGTATGGTAGTTTCCCAAAGTTTGGTGGTTTTAGACTTAACGTAACTAACATTAACTAAATAGTAATGTTTTGTCTAAGAAAGTATGATATATTGTCGTGCAAGAACTGGCCATACACGTTAGCTAATGTTAAGTCTTACATTGGCTAAGgttacttagctagctaaagttaattGGCTATAATAGCAGCCAAGGACATTAGCTAATTTATTTGTGCATCTTTGTTTGTGCTCTGGTTACATGTAAGTGTCTAGATCAGCAGTTTACACAAGATGATTTCAGCATTATGTGAAAAATCTTATTGGCAAAatatagcttgctagctagcgttCCCTACTTATTGGTTAACTACCTAGCCAATGTTAGCTCTCACTTGACTGGTATAACATTATGTTAGCTAGCACATTCATCGGCTAGCTACATTTATTTGCctctttgtttgctagctagcgtTCTGCTGACTGGTGATAGCTAGCTACAGAGGCTAGCTGCTGGACTTTGTACAagcaagctaatgttagctaggtagcATTAGCtatttagctacctagctaatcaAAATATCTCTTTAAATGTATTGATTAACCTCAGCTATATGGTGGTATCGAagctatctatatacagtactCTTGGTTTGTTCCATACACTTCTTATGACTGGCAGCATGGTGTTGTTAAAAGCAACTGACCCAGTGTTAGAACTCTGAGTTTCAGCTAAAAAATAGTTTAGCATTGTCCGAAATGCTACCAAAAGGTAGCACATCGTTGTTTCTTAACGGACAGAAATGTGCACGTGAGGCCGATTTGAAATTATAAATTTAACAAAAACTGTTAGTCAATCAGCCATTTTTTAAGTCCAATGGTCACTTTATGGAGGGTATAGCCTTGTTTTAATCTGCCATCTAGAATTTGACCTAGGTAGGCGCAAGAaaacacgcttcaccatctggcagtccgacggatgaatcagGGTTTGGCgggtgccaggagaacgctacctgccccaatgcatagtgccaactgtaaagtttgggggaggaggaataatttgttgtttttcatggttcgagctaggccacttagttccagagatggaaatcttaatgctacagcatacaattacattctagacaattctgtgcttccaacttagtttggggaaggccattccctgtttcagcatgacaatgccccggtgCACAAAGCTACGcccataaagaaatggtttgtcgggatcagtgtggaagaacttgactggcctgcacagagtcctgacctcaaccccatcgaacatctttgggatgaattagaacgccgactgcgagccaggcctaatagcccaacatcagtgccaaacctcactaatgctcttgtggctgaatggaagcaagcaaGCAATGTTCTAGTGGAAAGATTTCCCAGAAGAGTTGAGGTCAATATTGCAGCAAAGGGGTACCAACTCCATATGCATTGTGcataggggcattgtcatgctgaaacaggaaaaggccttccccaaactgttgccacgaagttggaactacagaattgtctagaatgtcattgtatgctgtagcgttaagatttccctttactagaactaaggggcatagcccaaaccatgaaaaacagagcTTGACATTGTGCATCGTGATCTTAGGCTCGTGtgcccctctcactcactcactcactcaaagcGTGTTCCCCTCCCTAACGGTGGCTGTGCCCCTGTCTCTGTGGCCGGTTGTCTCTGTGTCCTGCTAGTGGACCTGAAGGTTGACAGGCGTCGTCTGAAGCCCTCTCCAGAGAAGAAGTAGAGCAAGGGGTCGAAGCAGGAGTTGGAGGCAGCCAGACAGAGTGTCACCACCACACTCTTCTGCATGTACACCAGCTCCGAACAGGAAGTGGCAGTCTGGGACAGGAAGCTGAGGTGGACGGAGCGTTGGACGTGGTATGGCATGAAGCACAGCAGGAATGCTAGCATCACTATGACAATCATTCTGATGGCCTTAGACCCTGCCCCCTTCTGGCGCTGCGCAGTGTGTTGCCGTGACAGCAGAGCCCGGATAATCCCGGCATAGCACAGCAGGATGACCAAGAAAGGAAGCACGAAGCCCACGACCAATGAGAAGTAGTTGAGCATGATGAGCTTGCTAAGCCCGCCCCCTGTGCTGCGCTCTGGAGGCTCGAAGCACTTGGTCTTATTGGTGGCTGGGTCAAGGTGCTGACCAGTcatgaggaagggggaggagacagtGCAGATGAAcacccagatacagacacacaccagaCGGGCGCGACGCTCTGAGACCAGGCGCAGGTTCTGCACGGGAAACACGATGGCGAGGAAGCGTGTGACGGACATGGCGGTCATGAAGAACACACTGCAGTAGAGGTTCACGTAGAGGGCATAGGACGAAACCCTGCACAGGAAGTCTCCCAGGTTCCACTGACCCTGAGGGAGAAGGTCAAAAACAACAAATCTATTTTAATAGCATCTCAAAGACCTGGATTCATTCAAAGGTGCTTTGTCGGCAATGTGCCTTTTAAAAGGCAATTTCTCCCGAAGTAAATTATCTGTAAAAGTCAAGTGAAATGCGCTTGTCGACAACTCACCTTTGACTGAGTTCGTCCAAAACGATGTTACAGAGcacaaccccccaaaaaacaagaAGTAGAAATAGTCCTACCTTATTAACGTAGTAGAGGACCCGTAGCGGCAGCGTGGAGACACACAGCAGGTCGGACACGGCCAGGTTCAACATGTAGATGTGGAACGCAGAACGCTGACGGAACGTTTTAACCAGAACCAACAGGGCGAAACCATTACCGGCCAGGCCGAACACCGTGATGATAGAGTACACCGTAGAGTACACCTGGAGAGACAAACACCTGGTTACAGACAGTAGAATGCACCTGTTAAAACATAGATACCTGGTTACAGACAGAGTACACCTGGTAACACACAGATACACttagttacagacagacagtagaataCACCTGGTAACACATAGATACACctggttacagacagacagtagaaaaCACCTGgtaacacatacagtagatacacctGGTTACAGACAGAACGtagaatgtggcagggcttgcaaaccattgcagattacaaagggaagcacaggcgagagctgcccagtcacacaagcctaccagacaaactAAACTAGCTCTACGCTCGCTTCGAGGCatataacactgaaacatgcatgagagcaccagctgttccggaagactatGTGATcgcgctctccgcagccgatgtaagacctttaaacaggtcaacattcacaaggccagacggaataccaggacGTGAACTCCGAGCATGAGCTGACTAACTGGCAAGAATCTTTTCTaatatttgggtgaaggagaagctgggaaggcttgggcgaaTAGCTGCAGGGGAGACgtagctgttggccggggttggagtagccaggaggaaggcatggccagccgttgagaaatgcttattgaaatgttcgattatcatgaatttatcagtggtgacagtgttatctagcctcagtgcagttggcagctgggaggagctgctcttgttctccatggactttacagtgtccaaaACTTTTTGGAGGTAGAGCCACAGGAccctgcttgaaaaagctagcgtTTGCTTTCCTGACtaactgcgtgtattggttcctgacttccctgaacagttgcatattttggggactattcaatgctattgcagtctACCACAGGAtgcttttgtgctggtcaagggcagtcaggtctggagtgaaccaagggctgtatcttTTCTTGGtcctgcattttttgaacggggcatgcttatctaagatggtgaggaaattacttttaaagaatgaccaggcatcctcgactgacggcaTGAGGTCAATTTCCTTCCAGGATACCAGGTCGATtggaaaggcctgcttgcagaagtgttttagggagcgtttgacagtgatgaggggtgatcgTTTGACCGCCCCATAGCGGACACAgccaatgaggcagtgatcgctgagatcctgattgaaaacagcggaggtgtatttggagggccagttggtcaggataatatctatgagggtgcccatgtttatggatttagggttgtacctggtgggttccttgatgatttgtgtgagattgagggcatctagcttagattgtaggactgccggagtgttaagcatatcccagtttaggtcgcctaacagaacaaactctgaagctagatggggggtgatcaattcacaaatggtgtccagggcacagctgggtgcggaggggggtctataacaagcggcaacagtgagagacttatttctggagagggttaatttttaaaattagaagttcaaactgtttgggtatagacctggaaagtatgacagaactttgcaggctatctctgcagtagattgcaactcctcctcctttggctgttctatcttgatggaaaatgttgtagctgggtatggaaatctcagaattgttggtggccttcctaagccaggattcagacacggcaaggacatcagggttggcggagtgtgctaaagcagtgagtaaaacaaacttagggaggaggcttctgatgttgacatgcatgaaatcaaggtttttttttatcacagaagtcaacaaatgagggtgcctggggacacgcagggcctgggtttacctccacatcacccgaggaacagaggaggagtaggatgagggtacggctaaaggctatcaaaactggttgcctagagcgttggggacaaagaataaaaggtgcatatttctgggcatggtagaatatattcagggcataatgtgcagacaggggtatggtggggtgcgggtacagcggaggtaagcccaggcactgagtgatgataagagaggttgtatctctggataagctggttataatgggtgaggtcaccgcatgtgtgggagatgggacaaaggaggtatccgATGTATaatgagtgggactaggggctccattgtaaactaaaacaatgataactaacctaaacaacagtatacaaggcatattgacatatgagagagacatacagcaaggcataaagtaaccacaggtgttgatttggagagctagctaagacaacaacgggtgagacaacaacagctaatcagctaaaacaacaacaggtCAAATggggatgaatgggcagagagggtcggttaactacacacagagcctgagttagCGGCTGGGGACAACAGacataaaaacttttttttttaaataaatatatttggtcaaatcacaccaagacagtcttgaagagggcacgaaaaAACCTATTcatcctcaggagactgaaaagatttagcatgggtcctcagatccacaaaaggttctacagctgcaccatcgagagcatcctgactggttgcatcactgcctggtatggcaactgctcggcctccgaccacaaggcacaacagagggtagtgcgtacggcccagtacatcactgaggccaagcttcctctcatccaggacctctacaccaggcggtgtcagaagaaggccctcaatattgtcaaatactccagccaccctagtcatagactgttctctctgctaccgcatggcaagcggtaccggagcgccaagcctTCGAAAAAGCTTCTACCTCAGAGCAATAaggctcctgaacatctaatcaaatggctactcagactatttgcattgcttcccctcttttacactgctgctactctctgttgttatcatctatgcatagtcactctacccacatgtacatattacctcaactaactggtgtccctgcacattgactatgtaccggtaccccctgtacattgttattttactgctgctctttaattacttgatttcttattcttattcttatttttttaactgcatttttggttaggggctcgtaggtaagcatttcactgtaagcgtTTACCTGTCATAtacggcacatgtgactaatacaatttggaTTTGAATACACCTGgtaacacatacagtagattTACCTGTTTACCtgtcccgtacagactcgggagagacaACGGTTGAGAGCCGCgtttcctccgaaacacaacccaaccaagccgctctgcttcttgacacaatgccagccgcatcaatgtgtcagaggaaacaccgtacacatggggaccgtgtcagcatgcactgcgcccggccacccacaggagtcgctagtgcgtgatgggacaaggacatctctTCCGGccaaaaccttccctaacccagactacactggaccaattgtgcgccgccccatgggtctcccaggcACGACCGACTGCGACAGAGCCTGTACTCGAACCCTGAATCTCTAGAGGCACAGCTGcacttagaccactgtgccactcgagaGATAGCATGTAAATACACCTGGTAacgcatacagtacatacacatggttacagACTGAATGTAGAATACACCTGGTAACctttttacccttattttaccaggtcatTTGACAGAGagcattctcatttacagcaacaaccttcTGGGTAGAGGGGTATGAATGAGTCAATTGGAAGGTGGGGATGATAAGGTTGCCATGGttgtatgagggccagattgagaatttagccaggacaccggggatAACACACCTACTTTTACAATAAGCGCCATGGGAAGTTTTGTGACCACAGACAGTGAGgtcacccgtttaacgtcccatccgaaagacatcGCCCTACACAGGataatgtccccaatcactgcccgaGGGCATTGGGATatgtttctttagaccagaggaaagagtaccTACTACTGGCCCTCCGagaccacttccagcagcatctggtctaaCCATTCCACATGCTgagcactctgcggtccaaatcattgcaaaaccatttcaattgggttgaggtcgggtgattgtggaggccaggtcatctgattcagcactccatcactctccttcttggtcaaatagcctttttatttattttttatttttatttcacctttgtttaaccaggtaggctagttgagaacaagttctcatttgcaactgcgacctggccaagataaagcatagcagtgtgaacagacaacaacacagagttacacatggagtaaacaataaacaataaacaagtcaataacatagtagaaaaaaagaatctatatacattgtgtgtaaaaggcatgaggaggtaggcaataaataggccataggagtgaataattacaatttagcagaaactccctctcccggatccgggagaattgtcatcaactgacactaattagcataatgcaacggacaaaaaatattactagaaaatattcatattcatgaaatcacaagtgaaatatattgaaacacagcttagccttttgttaatcaccctgtcatctcaaattttgaaattatgctttacagccaaagcaagacaagcatttgtgtaagtttatcgatagcctagcatagcattatgcctagctagcagcaggcaacctggtcacgaaaatcagaaaagcaatcaaattaaatcgtttaccttggatgagcttcggatgttttcactcacgagactcccagttagatagcaaatgttcctttgttccataaagattatttttgtagccgaaataaCTCCGTTAgtacttcacgtttggctgagaattcgaccggaaattgcagtcacaacAACGTCGAAAAagattccaaattagctccataatatcgacagaaacatggcaaacgttgtttataatcaatcctcaaggtgtttttcaaatatctattcaataatatatcaccCAGGACAGCTGTATTTTCAGTAAGACCGGGAGGAAAAATAGCTACCTCTGTCTATTACACAATAAttactctgagagccctcagccgGACTCTTACataatgtagtcgtttacgctcattcttgaacataaaggcgtgaaactacgtcaaaatgctgtagacacattggggaatacgtagaaaaacgaatctggttgatagcccattcactgctcaatagggacgcatcggaATGCAGacctttcaaaacatgagtcacttcctgattggatttttctcaggctttcgcctgcaatatcggttctgttatactcacagacaatatttttacagttttggaaactttagagtgttttctatcctaagctgtctatgatatgcatattctagcatcttgtcctgacaaaatagcccgtttactttgggaacgggTTAGGgttttcaaaaatgaaaatagtgccccctagtttcaaaagattaacactggagagataaatgatcagatgaacatgtgcaggtagagatactattgtgcaaaagagcagaaaagtaaataaataaaaacagtatggggatgaggtaaattgggtgggctatataccgatggactatgtacagctgcagcgatcggttagctgctcagatagcagatgtttaaagttggtgagggagataaaagtctccaactttacagagcctagaggtgtgttttgggttatcgtcctgttgaaaaacaaatgacagtcccactaagcgcaaatcagatgggatggtgtatcactgcaaaatgctgtggtagtcatgctgattaagtgtgcctagaattctaaataaatcaccaagtgtcaccagcaaagcaccatcacacctcctactcTGCTTCATGGTGGGATCCACACCTGttgagatcatccattcacccactctgcgtctcacaaagacacgacagttggaaccaaaaatctcaaatttgaactcatcagaccaaaggacagatttacactgtccattgtttgtgtttcttggcccaagaaagtctcttcttattattagtgtcctttagtagtggtttctttgcagcaattcaaccatgaaggcctgattcacgcagtctcctctgaacagctgatgttgagatgtgtctgttacttcaactctgcgaaacatttatttgggctgaaatctgaggtgcagttaataactataatgaacttatcctctgcagcaaaggtaacttttgatgtcttcactattattctacaatagtaaaaataaagaaaaaccattcaATTCAACCACCccactgttgactggtactggacTTCGGTGAGTAAATaaacctcctctaccctcctttcTATTGGTGAACGTAcaaatcactggagaacaaactggatgagaTCCATTCCTATCAATGGTACCTGAAGAACTGATATATTTCTCGGAGTCGTGGCTGATCaatgacatggataatatacatctaGCTGGACCGAATGGAAGCCTCGggctcaaggggggggggggggggggtgcgtatCTTGTTACCAACAGTTGGTGCACAATCTCTAaaattaaagaagtctcaaggatCTCTTCGCCTGAGTCAGAATAACTCATGAAAAGATGTAGATCATATTATTTAGCAAGAAAgttatctatatttttcatagctatTTATTTACCATCACTAACcgacgctggcactaagaccacactcaacagtactgtgcagccgtcttcatcgacctggtcaaggctttTCACTcagtcaatcaccatattcttatcacCAGACTCAGCAGCCTCGGTTttttatctcagttcactggtcacgatggcaacacccacccgtagctcgagctccagcaggtgtatctcactgatcatccccaaagccaacacctcatgtGGCCGCCTTCCtttctctctgctgcctgtgactggaacaaattgcaaaaatcgctgaagttggagacttttatctccctcaccaactttaaacatctgctatctgagcagctaaccgatcgctgcagctgtacatagtccatcggtatatagcccaccc is a window from the Oncorhynchus clarkii lewisi isolate Uvic-CL-2024 chromosome 14, UVic_Ocla_1.0, whole genome shotgun sequence genome containing:
- the LOC139366110 gene encoding cysteinyl leukotriene receptor 1, whose amino-acid sequence is MHLAEFDNVTLRDNTTNCLSIDDFRNQVYSTVYSIITVFGLAGNGFALLVLVKTFRQRSAFHIYMLNLAVSDLLCVSTLPLRVLYYVNKGQWNLGDFLCRVSSYALYVNLYCSVFFMTAMSVTRFLAIVFPVQNLRLVSERRARLVCVCIWVFICTVSSPFLMTGQHLDPATNKTKCFEPPERSTGGGLSKLIMLNYFSLVVGFVLPFLVILLCYAGIIRALLSRQHTAQRQKGAGSKAIRMIVIVMLAFLLCFMPYHVQRSVHLSFLSQTATSCSELVYMQKSVVVTLCLAASNSCFDPLLYFFSGEGFRRRLSTFRSTSRTQRQPATETGAQPPLGRGTRFE